DNA sequence from the Polyodon spathula isolate WHYD16114869_AA chromosome 19, ASM1765450v1, whole genome shotgun sequence genome:
AGACTGAAGGTTGCATTTATCTTTTATTAGATAGTAGATTATAATTCACAGAGCGTAAAATATTAaattgcttttaacttataattatttaaatacataaaacataaaagctAGAACTGAAAACCCTgcaaaatgtcaaaataataataataatacaaaaatattgaaCTGCACCTTTTCAGAATTCTCACGTCAGGGCTCGGCAGGTAAGAACCAAGTGGTGAACCGCCACCACAGCACCTGTCACCTATCTTATTCACCCTGCTCTTTAAATAAtccacttattttaaaaataatttactattattatgtttattgttatataaaaaaaaaatcaatttaaaagtccTAGGGAGGGGTCTCTTTTGCCAAACAAAATTCTGCATTAAATAAACCGGCACGGCAGCCATGACTCATGCTTTACTCATTTCCCCCTCTTATTTTTTCAGGTGTGGTCAGTTAAACGTGTTCCTCCAGAGACCAAACATACCAATCTGCACGTGCAGAGGTATTTAACTTATCCACAGTCTGCCACTCTAAACATAAAGCTAAGAATGGTCCTTAACCCTCCCTTTCAGTGAATCTCAACACTGGAACATGTACACATTTGCAGACAATGCTTTGTCTTTGTCCTATGTATGCTTCTTTTCTAAACAGGAGCTATGGTGaagtaacataaaaataaaaaaaacagcgcCCTTTCACTGCCAACTGTGCAGTCTTAAAAAGGGGCTTAACTTTTGAAATGgctcttctatttatttatttaaccctgcCTCAACACACCATGTCCCTTACTGCTCATTGAAGCCAGGGCTCATCCACCTGCATTAAAAGGGGTTACCAGCTGATTTaactgaattacaaaaataaaaacctaactgGGAGTCCTCTCTTTCAGACAGATGCATTCTTGAATATCGCAGTAGATGGGAGATAGTGTGAATCAACAGCAACATCCCAGAAGCCGTTAACTCACCCCCTCTCCATCTGTGGTATTAAGCAGAAGccactacaaattaaaagttttttttttttttttttttttttttttataacattacacaataatacattaaaaagtggCAGCACCACCATCCAAATCTGAGGCACAGAAAAGGGGTGAGAAAAGGAGAGTGAATtaatgttccaaaaaaaaaaaaaaagaataaaataaaaaaagcgtggtttgtttttaatgaaacgGCGGGCAGCAGGTTTGCCTTGGGAAAGCTCACTCGCATCTCCCTGCACGGGTCCTTTCTTACTCAGTCtagatttttgtaattttttttcttaaagagcTACTACTGTCCCatattgttcttttcatttgttttgtttttttattcctcgCCATAGCACCAGGAAGGCAGCGGGGAGAGTTCATCTCTCCTTCACGTGGTTCTGGGCGTCAGCCGAGATGCTACAGAGGACGTCACTCAGGTCGTCCATGATGGAGGTCTCCTTGGGGTCCACCAAGTTGAATTCCCttataaatacaatgaaatgtgcGTAGAGTGTGTTTAAGTGTCCCTGCAGGTCCAGCGCCACTGTCTCCTTAAAGTGTGCCCAGTAGATGTGTGCCAACACGTGGAACAGGTACCTACAGATCTTCTTCACTAGCGACTCGAACGAGTTGGGGAACTCTTtccctgcaagaaaaaaaataaaaataattacaattgtgTGGAATAGCCAGCATCGCACAGAAATGAGAAAATCATGACTCTGATGCTTAACCGAAATACCATATTTGGCCAGCAGATGGCACTCATGCCACAAGTGTGTGACTTTGTATAGTTGGGCTTGAAAACTTCTCTGGTACCCTCAAATTAATTCAATTATACTATTAAATctacacaaaaccaaaacaggaCGCTATGTGCAGCAGAAACTCCACCAGGTAATGTCTGTAAATACTAACGTCTCTAACACCTTGATCCTTTCAGAACCTGAAATAAAAGTTAGTTCTAGCGTCGACTCGGGCTGACTAATAGTTTAAATTTGCTGTCTGTGACATGTGTGAGTCAATCTGAAAAGGCTCTAACAGCATTAAAATGACTGTCAATGTGTCATGATTGGAAACTACATATACTGGTGAACTGCTCTTGTGATTACTGCATTATAGGGTCCAGGGTTAATatagtttaataaaacaattttatattGTAGCAAAGAAAGAATAGCAAGTGGTTTCTCCCAAGTTTTGTCCTTCATCAACCCTAATGTTTCAAAGTTCCTGAGCAGTAGGTAATGCCAGTCCCCCATTAAGAGCTTGGGTACACACCGTATTTTGTTGGAAAGATGTCGTCATCTGTTACCAGCTTCTGCACCAAACTCATGACGAAGTCGACGTACTGTGGGGCGGTGCACTTGGTTTTCTTTCCCCTCTCATCGTTCCAGTAGTATTGTCTGTGGGAAGAAAGGGAAGTGAACACAAATACTGTTTGGGGTAATCTGATGAGAAAGAGAATATCACAGAGAGCCAGCACTATCAAGTCTCCTTTAAATCGTACCCTTTTTATATTAAAGTTGCAGTGTTATTGTGCTTCTTAACAGGCTGCTAGTGTCATGGGAAGCAGACTGGGTCTGTTTTCCCTGAAACAAGAAACCATGACAAGGTGTTCATTATTAACGCCACACTCTGGGTGCAATGAGGCTACAAACTTTGTTGGCCTATGATGTCACTCCCCCTGGCCTGCAATACTGAAGATATAGTGAATTccttgggagttttttttttttttaacaacaaaagtATAAAGGataaagaatacattatttatcaGTACAAGTCCAACAATAAGACGTAGAAAGCAATGCATTTATTCACTCATGACTGGTTTTGTAGTCATAAGGTTAAGGCAGTAGAGGATTCCTGCTAACCTGACTAGATAGCAGGATTTATACCTGAAATTATTTCAAACCATTTTCAAAATTAGCCTTTTTATATTCAAAACCTATTGGACTAAACAGGAGAAGTGCTGTTGCCCCAGCAAATAACAAATCTGTTTGCACATgttgactgtgttacaataaggATTTTGCTCCTTTCCCATAGTTATCTTTTCGCATCTAGTCTGTGAAGTTTTATTTGTCAGTCTTACTTTTACACATACCACTGTATCTCTGTATGCCAAGGTCAAGGAAGAAGAGTCCCTCTGCAGACAAAGAGTACACACAGTTCCAATGTCTTTCCCCATAACCCAGAACACACAATTCCCTCAGGAGACAGGTTCTCTATAACTCAGCTTTAAAAGGGCATTGCTCAAACaacaaccactgtgcaaaagGCAACAAGCCAATTTCTGAAATCATTAACTTGGTTAAACACACATCTCCAGACCTACTTCATCTCTCTAAGCAACCTGTCTGAATTCATGTTTTGGGTCACATCATCCTTTGTTTCAGGGTTGAGCAAGAGTAAAGAGAGTGCACACATTTCCAGTAAAACCTGTCATTTATGAGAGTTAATTTgtcagtctcttttttttttggtgaaatttCTGATAAATGAAAAGTTCACTGGTGATGTGAGTTTTGTGGTCTCCACTTGCGTAAGAAAGAAATGTGACTATTACAAAAACACTGTGGCAGTCTAAAAGGCTAAAAAACACACCTATCCAGTGAATGagatttataaatgtaatgttcAGTATCACACTGGCATAACGTGTTCTTGACCCATCCATTTAAATGAGCATGGATTTagcaatgtagattttttttttttttatcacttcaaATTATCAGTTTTACTTTCAAATGCTTGAGTTAGGCCCTAGTTCATACTTGTTTGTGATGCTggtacaataaaacaatgttcgAAGTTTATTCTATCAATTATTCAGTATTACACTGACTCTCCTGCAGCCATACATACAAAAACTGCTCATTGTATGACCTGTCTGGCTCTGATGTGTTTGTTCTCATACAAAGACTGGGTTATTAAAACTACACAGGAGTGCAGTACAATGTAGTTGGAGCCAATAATGTCTGATATTTAAAAGTAGCCTAGAGCTGTGTGTTAGTACCAGAGTGTGAGCCAATGATGCTGTGCTGGAGCTGTACAACAGCAGAGTTTGCTTTGGGAATCTTGTTATGGCAACAGCCTCAATGGTATCTTGTTTACAGTACTGTGCTTGGCTGCATAACTAGGATTTCACCTCTGTACTTTtagggagagagggagatgggTTGAGAGAggtagagcgagagagagagagcgatcatattaaaatgttgctgttttcccCATGTGATGGTAGATTAGAGCTATACATAGTCATTGTGTGATGAATTCTGTAACTATCAGAATGGTCATGATGGAGCTCTAGATTGTGGATGATTGTCTTATTTCCTCTACCACAGGGCTTCAAACAAATCTCCCCGCTTGAGTCCTATAAAGTGGGAAGGGTTAATTATCTACAACTGAGTTAAGGAACCTCTCTAATCCCAAATAAAATAGACGCAGGTTCAATGTAACCAAGATACTCCAAGGTAAAGCAACAGGCGATTATACCCATTCCAGTAAAAATACACCCTACCCCTCAACACAGTCCTTATTATTGTACAGTTCCATTTTAAATCGATTTGTTGGCTCTTTCGATTCTAGTATTGTTTAAGGAACTTAAGATGCTGTGAAATCTCTCCCTATTGTTAGATTAACAGCAAACTAAATATCTCCAGGGAGACAGATGGTGCAGGGGACCAATAACTTTTAGCCTTTTTATCTCTGGGAGGGTTCAAAATTAGCTCATGTCACTTAACACCATCTCAGTCCACATATACATCTGGACCGCTGGCAGTCCAGTGTCTGCTTGAGAGACACCCTGGGCAGAATGACAGTGGGTATTCAGGTTAcagtagaggaaaaaaaaaagtgatggtaatgcatattgagtaagatttactggaattttCATATTAAATGACTAGGAAATTCAAGAACATATTATTCATGGCAGATCTATGTAAGCATCTTTTCTGACTAATTGCACATACTTTCTAAAGCCACAGCATACTGGCTCCTGCCTGCAgctgatgtgattatgaaacttGTTAtcaacttgtatttttattttttttttaaatcacacaagcATTCTAGGAGACATTTGTTGCTGGATGCACACAGAGGCTGTTGTACAATAAAACCAATGGGTTCCCATGCCAGCTGGAATCCACACAAACTGATCCACTAGAAAGATAACCAACAGATTTGAACACACTGCCAGCTCACTATTGAAAGTCCTTTACTGTATACGATACCCAGTCAAACAGCAGAGACGGGTCTGAACAACAGGAAGGTATTTCATGATATACTACAACATACATTCTGTCCAATGCAAAGTGCACTCTGTACACTGTAGTGGGGGCAGTCACACTTGCACTGAAGACCACCTGTCTGCAATCAATCCCAGTCcactgtattttctgtatttatttttaataaaatctcCCAGGACTTGATCCgggtttattcaaataaatacagaaagcgatgcaaattattattttttgccgGTTTACATATCAGGTGTAATACTGGCAGATGggcaaatgttttatttgggaTGTTGGTGGACCCTTATGACACGCATTGGTTAACACCACAAAATGCTTCTTTTTAATAGCGTGCCTGATTAGACCAGTGGCTGCCAGGAGATAAGACACCTGGTGGAACAAGGTTTGTGTTTTGCTGGAGTTCCACTCTGGCGGGCTGCATTCTCCTTTGCTCTATTCTGTATACAATACGCACAAGATATTTGTATCTAGCATAGgggttgtttacattttttttttttttttttttttttttttttttttttttgagaagcaaTAAATCAGAAAATGTTCAGAAACATTCGGATGAAGCCTTTATCGCAGGGCAGCTCATGATGCACATCCAGATAATCCAGGGCTTGAAAGAAATGACATTCCCACTTGGACTGTATATACTGGCTGCTGCATTCCCAGACAGCGGTCACATTCCCAGACAAAGCTACATTAAAATGCCTATCAGCAACATAGTCGAAAAGCGTTTGGACCAGATAAGAGATAGCGTCACCAGAGAGTCTACTCAGTGATGATTTTAAACCTGGCTGACTGCTTACTACTAGGGAAATTGATGGGTTTGAATAACCATTATCAGGGCAGTATGAGGGCACAATAAATGCCCACTTCCCCTTCAAAAAGATGCTATTTCTCCAATAAACACACGGTTCTGGCAGTGAACAAAAAAATAGTCTGTGTACCCACCCATTTTGGAAGATACAGTCACCCCCAATCCTACCTGCATAGTGTCTTTCATTGCACTATTGTTAATGAACAAGGTTAATATTAAGGATATACTATTGCTTAGTATTCTGGTGACAATGGAATTACATCCCTATTATATAAAATGGCTGGGTCTGCATTACTCCTTATATTAATTGCACGTCAGTATTTAAAGAATAAGGCTGCAGATAGATGTAAAGGATTTTGTTTCCCCCTAGACTGGAGATAATAGATGCTTGGTGTTTGCATACTGTCACAATGCTACGCTGAGGTCTTCAAAAAGGgtcactgtgcttttaaaattacTAATTACAAGGCAAACAGAAGATTTATACAAACTGAGGGCTTCTTATTAAGTTCTAACAGGGTTTGCCAGCTAAACCAATAGGACATGCAAAGTTCCCCAACCAAGTTCGATAGTAAAAAACATGAGGTAAGTGCATTTGCATTGCGCCTGTCTCCAAGGTACTTATTTAAATCAGCTAGGATTGTAAAGGAATAAGTTTGGAGTTCCTTGTAAATATTAGCTTGGGTGGTGCAATGCTTGCCTAGGAATTAGATGAAGGTGGCTTTTTGATCCCCAATAAGAGGATGTGTATAAAACAGTATGTCAGGATTACATTAGGACTgctatatactgtaaatcatgGTACTCTATAGTGGTCCCAGACTGTTAAAtaatatgcaaaatgtttgcaTGCATACCAATTTATTGACTAGTTGTAGCTAAATTCATTACTGGTTTCAAAGCCAATCTATAATGTtttttagaaaaaacatttaGTCACTGGGCAATCCCTGACATTTGCTAATGCCTGACACACATCTTGCTAGATCACAAGAAATGTATATCGCACGGTTCTTGAGTTTCAGAGAAGACTTGCTTGCAGGcagactgtttttttgtttctttgtgcttGCCTTTGATGAATCCTCTTTTCTTTCCCTAAACATTTCTTCTAATACACACAGACGGGTGCGTGCACGTGCAGATCTCTGACATTACAAAGGCGCCGTTAGCTCTTCACAGCTGCACAAAGGAGAAGGCGACAGTACAAAATTGTGTATTTCTGGCACCTCAATAAAAAGcatatttgtggtttattttatattattacacaaataaccctttttgttttggctggtTGATCAAGACTTGAATCCCTACAGCAGTTTCCATGGTAGTCGGGGTTGAGGGCTGGATATCTGCAGCAACTCTGTACCAAACAGACTTTGGACGCATGCTCCAGTCCTCACTAGAAATGAGACGCATCTAACAGTTGAGCAATTTATAAAATGATGCCTGCTGGCCCATTAGAAATATATATTCTATCCTTGTTTTTATCTGAAACAGTAAGGTTCCTCTTTGTTGTTGTGTGCATGACACATCCCTGTTCATAGTTACAGTGATATCCTCTTGATAATACAGCTTCTTTTGATACTTCCAGTCTAAcaggaagggttttttttgtgttccgGTTCAGCTAGATGTGGATTTGGGCCACTGTTGTAGTTGGAGGTCTCTCATGTTTTCTAGGACTGTCACCGCTCCATGTTAATATCATTGAAAATGAGTACTTCTCCGTCTACATTTTGGgtgacaaaaaacagaaagcagtTACTTACGTATTGCATGCCGACATGGCCTGACAGGTCTCCCCAGTACAAAACTCTGAGATTGTGCTATACTGTAGGTTTATGAGATTGAAGAAGGTTGTTGctgttaaatgaaagaaaaacaaacaagagaaaaaaTATTGGTAAGACCGGTGACAAGAGACAACCACAAACCTTCACTAACGAGCCCCACAGTTAAACCCTGCAGAATctgtaagaaagaaaaagcacTTTATCATGCagtgctccacacacacacacacacgcatgtcGCTAAAAGTAAATACTAGGTTTTCAAAATAACAACTGCCATTTTCAATTATCATTTGTGACACAAATCAAACTATTCACTGAACCCGAATTGCAAGGCCCCACTTTGCTGTACTATCTCTTATAATGAGGTACAATTACCTTACAGCCTCTGTACAAAGACACTTTCAATAGCACTGCTTTTCATATGAAGTGCTATACACTAAACACTAATTATAAGGCTTAGTCATTATACTGTTCTGTGCATAGgttcatataaacacacacccttTATAATACAACGACTTCAAAACACTACTTTAGATGAAAAACAGGGCAGCTTTACAGTTCTGCCTAAAGTCAGCTTGCAGGTATGatacatttaacaccactgtAAAGCTCTTTCATGGCAGGCAATGCAAACCAAAAGGATACAGAGTTTGCCTGAAGACAAATCTTTGTCTTACGTATACAACTTATCTAACATCCCTTTGTTTCCCCATTGCTGATTGAAAACAGGCAACAGCGTGTTAATTTCTACTTTGACAGAGGTTTTATTCATTAGAGCACTATAAAACGGATGAAGGTGATATCTCATTATTCATAACACTCAAATAACACTGTATGACATACAAAAAGTAggaaacagaaacttggtaataAAATTAGACAGGACAATTGGAGGAGAAGCCCTTGTATGACGCAACAACATTACTGTAAATGGCAAAAGACGACAACATTACTTTGCTCAAACACAAATTCAAAATGTACTGAATTATTAGGGCGGCAGCTGTAAGCTGACAGACATTTCATTGAGTACTACATGATCCACAGGACAATACAAGCACAGCAAACCTCTGCATATCAAAACCACTTGGGACCGGATCCTGTTCACATTGCTACTGATCGACATCTGTACCAAACTGAAAATGCCCACTCTATTGCCCAAGTTTGTTTTTCATGCTGACAAGCTTAACAAAAATAGGTAATAACAATAAAGAGACATGCTTATCACAGAATTACAGTTGGGCTTATGCAGCAGCTATCGGCATGCATTTCATGGTATAGGTTAGGATTTGCTAATACATCCAGTCCACCTAGCGACTTACTATTGCTTGCTAGCCATTCGTTGAGATCGATTTCTCGGGGTAGCACGACCAACTCCTTCAGGTCTATATCGGTGACCCTGACTTTAGTGTATTCGCTCTCTAGGTAGAGCTTCTTTTCCTCTGTAGGTGGCTTCTTACCATTGGGCTTCGTTTTAGACTTCCTGTGAGAAACAAAGAAATAGACAGGCGTTAACCTTCTCCAGCAGCTTGCACAGCTAAAGGATAGAGAAAGCAGAGTAGTCTAGTGTTAGATGCTATAAAGTAGGCAGGGATTGAGGCAATCTCTTTAAGTTTATCAGAGTAACTGCATAAAATTCAGCTGTCTGGAACCAAATTACCTCTTCAAAATAGAAAAAGCACTTCTAGACACAGTACCCCATGctggtttaaaatatttacaaagatacttgctaaataaacaaatattattattattattactactactatcaATTGTCAAAACATTTTGGGCCAGATTCAGTGTAAGGTTTTGTAAAAGGATTTAAACCagccatgttaaataaaacaaattacaaaaacactcTAGAAAGAAACAAGCAAGACAAACCCAAAAGGTGTT
Encoded proteins:
- the LOC121295086 gene encoding MOB kinase activator 2-like isoform X4, whose translation is MRLKRNGSYTLNRKSKTKPNGKKPPTEEKKLYLESEYTKVRVTDIDLKELVVLPREIDLNEWLASNTTTFFNLINLQYSTISEFCTGETCQAMSACNTQYYWNDERGKKTKCTAPQYVDFVMSLVQKLVTDDDIFPTKYGKEFPNSFESLVKKICRYLFHVLAHIYWAHFKETVALDLQGHLNTLYAHFIVFIREFNLVDPKETSIMDDLSDVLCSISADAQNHVKER
- the LOC121295086 gene encoding MOB kinase activator 2-like isoform X2 gives rise to the protein MDAADDPARVPQISAEQQSHDLHFSLKSLFHRKSKTKPNGKKPPTEEKKLYLESEYTKVRVTDIDLKELVVLPREIDLNEWLASNTTTFFNLINLQYSTISEFCTGETCQAMSACNTQYYWNDERGKKTKCTAPQYVDFVMSLVQKLVTDDDIFPTKYGKEFPNSFESLVKKICRYLFHVLAHIYWAHFKETVALDLQGHLNTLYAHFIVFIREFNLVDPKETSIMDDLSDVLCSISADAQNHVKER
- the LOC121295086 gene encoding MOB kinase activator 2-like isoform X5, which produces MDWLMGKSKTKPNGKKPPTEEKKLYLESEYTKVRVTDIDLKELVVLPREIDLNEWLASNTTTFFNLINLQYSTISEFCTGETCQAMSACNTQYYWNDERGKKTKCTAPQYVDFVMSLVQKLVTDDDIFPTKYGKEFPNSFESLVKKICRYLFHVLAHIYWAHFKETVALDLQGHLNTLYAHFIVFIREFNLVDPKETSIMDDLSDVLCSISADAQNHVKER
- the LOC121295086 gene encoding MOB kinase activator 2-like isoform X1; the protein is MVGDHCSHSGERQALHAQTSPKSGLSCKMVLQAVGKVLRKSKTKPNGKKPPTEEKKLYLESEYTKVRVTDIDLKELVVLPREIDLNEWLASNTTTFFNLINLQYSTISEFCTGETCQAMSACNTQYYWNDERGKKTKCTAPQYVDFVMSLVQKLVTDDDIFPTKYGKEFPNSFESLVKKICRYLFHVLAHIYWAHFKETVALDLQGHLNTLYAHFIVFIREFNLVDPKETSIMDDLSDVLCSISADAQNHVKER
- the LOC121295086 gene encoding MOB kinase activator 2-like isoform X6; translated protein: MKSKTKPNGKKPPTEEKKLYLESEYTKVRVTDIDLKELVVLPREIDLNEWLASNTTTFFNLINLQYSTISEFCTGETCQAMSACNTQYYWNDERGKKTKCTAPQYVDFVMSLVQKLVTDDDIFPTKYGKEFPNSFESLVKKICRYLFHVLAHIYWAHFKETVALDLQGHLNTLYAHFIVFIREFNLVDPKETSIMDDLSDVLCSISADAQNHVKER
- the LOC121295086 gene encoding MOB kinase activator 2-like isoform X3; the protein is MGVLVCCDCFFYRKSKTKPNGKKPPTEEKKLYLESEYTKVRVTDIDLKELVVLPREIDLNEWLASNTTTFFNLINLQYSTISEFCTGETCQAMSACNTQYYWNDERGKKTKCTAPQYVDFVMSLVQKLVTDDDIFPTKYGKEFPNSFESLVKKICRYLFHVLAHIYWAHFKETVALDLQGHLNTLYAHFIVFIREFNLVDPKETSIMDDLSDVLCSISADAQNHVKER